The window GTACCCGGATAGAGGACAGTGAAATGACCTATCAGTTATTTGAGGAAGTAATCTTATTAGAAAATGTGCCGGAAAAAGGGTTAATGAAAGGTGATGTGGCTACCATCGTTGAATATCACCCTGTGCCTGACGGAGAAGATGGATATTCCCTGGAAGTATTCAATGTTCTGGGGGATACGATTGCCGTGATGACTTTACCCGAGTCGGCCATTGCTCCCTTGACCGAAAATGAGGTCTTTAGTGCGCGGCCCTTGATGGCCGCGCCATTGTCTTGAACAAACCCTTGTAAAAACCTGAAAGCTCCCCCAAGTCATAAATGGGACTGACATCATTTATGACCACCCCCAACCAGGTAGTGTATCATTTCGATAACCTGAAAAGCCCGTTTGCCGGAGGTGGTTGGTGATGAGGATGGCAACGGGCACGATGGACAAAACTCTGGCAGGTAAAAAAGGATAGGCGCAGCCGATTTCGGGATTTCCGAAGTCGCCGCTCTATCTTGTTCGCCGTCGTGGCCAGCCGCGGCGTTTTGCCTTGACCCATTCTTGCGAGGGAAGTGGTTCTTGTACTGGCGGTTCCTGGCCCGACGGATACCAGCCGGGTTGGGTGTGCCGTAATTCTTGATAATAAGCTTTGAACAGCGCGGTGTGAGCCAGCATTTCTACCGGCGCTTTGGGGTGGGTGAGACCTTCGCGCCAGGCTTTTTTCTCTACTGTCCCCATAATCAGGTATTCATTGCCAATAATGTCAGGGTTGTATTGGCTGAACATCTGCGCCAACAGGTGTTCAATTTCGTGTTTGTGGGCAATGAGTAGATTACATTGCCGGCAGTAACGACAGGTGTAGTTAAGGGCAATCGGATAGTGGGGGTCAATATGAATGA of the Anaerolineae bacterium genome contains:
- a CDS encoding DUF4926 domain-containing protein, producing the protein MTYQLFEEVILLENVPEKGLMKGDVATIVEYHPVPDGEDGYSLEVFNVLGDTIAVMTLPESAIAPLTENEVFSARPLMAAPLS